From Anaerohalosphaera lusitana, one genomic window encodes:
- a CDS encoding GNAT family N-acetyltransferase yields the protein MTQLTNEDGRAEIRIRRAIIDDLAPIFYLGEKLFTAQDYSNLYRTWDEYEVTHLFNVDSDYMLVAESDGRVVGFAMGTTIEKTRTAWNYGHLIWLGVDPAYARQGIASQLFDEFRKLMEDAGVRILLVDTQADNEKAIGFFEQKGFVNPVDHVYMTLNLESEKS from the coding sequence ATGACGCAGTTGACTAATGAAGACGGGCGGGCGGAGATCCGGATACGCAGGGCGATCATTGACGATCTGGCGCCGATATTTTACCTGGGGGAGAAGCTGTTTACGGCGCAGGATTATTCGAATCTTTATCGCACGTGGGATGAGTATGAGGTTACGCATCTGTTCAACGTGGACAGCGATTATATGCTGGTGGCGGAGTCGGACGGGCGCGTTGTTGGGTTTGCGATGGGGACGACGATCGAGAAGACGCGGACGGCGTGGAACTATGGGCACCTGATATGGCTTGGGGTGGACCCGGCGTATGCGAGGCAGGGGATCGCGAGTCAGTTGTTCGATGAGTTTCGCAAGCTGATGGAGGATGCGGGGGTACGGATACTGCTTGTGGATACGCAGGCGGACAATGAGAAGGCGATCGGGTTTTTCGAGCAGAAGGGGTTCGTCAATCCGGTGGACCATGTGTACATGACGTTAAATCTTGAGAGTGAGAAGTCCTGA
- a CDS encoding cob(I)yrinic acid a,c-diamide adenosyltransferase — protein sequence MIEKGLVQIYTGAGKGKTTAAFGLAVRAAGHGNRVLIYQFLKPDSLVLGERKSAEKLGIEVRVLEHCWDMRRSLDDAAAVAEVREEVGAVLAEVGRLAAEKAYEVIVLDEIVFCVNSGLAEFAAVKEVVERRADGVEIVMTGRGASEELISAADLVTEMREVKHPFERGVGARKGIEF from the coding sequence ATGATCGAGAAAGGACTGGTACAGATATATACGGGGGCGGGCAAGGGTAAGACGACGGCGGCGTTTGGGCTTGCGGTGCGGGCGGCTGGGCACGGGAACCGGGTGCTGATCTATCAGTTTTTGAAGCCGGACTCGCTGGTGCTGGGTGAGCGGAAGTCGGCGGAGAAGCTTGGGATCGAGGTGCGGGTGCTGGAGCATTGCTGGGATATGCGGCGGTCGCTGGATGATGCGGCGGCGGTGGCGGAGGTGCGCGAGGAGGTCGGTGCGGTGCTGGCGGAGGTCGGGCGGCTGGCTGCGGAGAAGGCGTACGAGGTGATCGTGCTGGATGAGATCGTGTTCTGTGTGAACAGCGGGCTGGCGGAGTTTGCGGCGGTGAAGGAGGTTGTCGAGCGGCGGGCGGATGGTGTGGAGATCGTGATGACGGGGCGAGGTGCGAGCGAGGAGCTTATTAGCGCGGCGGACCTGGTGACGGAGATGCGGGAGGTGAAGCATCCGTTCGAGCGGGGAGTGGGGGCGCGTAAGGGGATCGAGTTTTAG
- a CDS encoding UDP-N-acetylglucosamine--N-acetylmuramyl-(pentapeptide) pyrophosphoryl-undecaprenol N-acetylglucosamine transferase, with translation MLKTGFCVMAEGDVRHYFFAGGGTGGHIYPALAVAQQLAKIDPDAKIHFFCSTRDIDAQILSKSGFSYTPVEARGLSSRPVDMAKFVVSLVKGRKFATCQLRSVRENSVVIGVGGFASAPVVLAAKGLSIPVVMLNTDLVPGKANRFLARYAQRIFVQFEDSAKYFKTNATIEVTGCPLREELLEACGAHRRQNSSHTSQGSNAGADAKDQQGGDTSRGHGPPYINDYKKRAYEKFGLDAGKKTLLITGASSGCVNINKAMSRILYRLGKFADEWQIVHLAGRANYDEVRGYYENEPLECKVLDYCDEMGELYAAADLLVGRAGAVSVAEYAACGVPAVCLPYPYHKDKHQYLNAQKLVDAGAAVIVDDRPDDNIKTADELFIQLEKLMSDYKLREQMGEDSIKIARPDASLKIADCVADILKTLCKK, from the coding sequence ATGCTGAAAACGGGGTTTTGTGTGATGGCTGAGGGGGATGTCAGGCACTATTTCTTCGCGGGCGGCGGTACTGGCGGGCATATCTATCCCGCTCTGGCGGTGGCGCAGCAGCTTGCGAAGATCGATCCTGACGCGAAAATACATTTCTTTTGCAGTACCCGAGATATCGATGCGCAAATCCTTTCTAAATCAGGGTTTAGCTATACGCCGGTGGAGGCCCGGGGGTTGTCGTCACGGCCCGTTGATATGGCGAAATTCGTGGTTTCGCTGGTAAAGGGTCGCAAATTCGCGACGTGCCAGCTTAGGTCCGTGCGCGAGAATTCGGTTGTGATCGGTGTAGGCGGATTCGCTTCTGCGCCGGTAGTGCTTGCTGCTAAAGGACTTAGCATTCCCGTGGTGATGCTCAATACCGACCTTGTGCCGGGCAAGGCAAACCGTTTTCTGGCCAGGTATGCCCAGCGGATATTCGTTCAGTTCGAAGATTCCGCAAAATATTTTAAGACCAATGCCACAATAGAAGTAACCGGCTGTCCGCTTCGTGAGGAATTGCTGGAGGCGTGCGGCGCACATCGCAGGCAGAACTCATCGCACACATCGCAGGGGAGTAATGCGGGTGCGGACGCGAAGGATCAGCAGGGCGGCGATACGTCTCGTGGACATGGTCCACCCTACATAAACGACTATAAGAAAAGGGCTTATGAGAAGTTCGGGCTGGATGCGGGCAAGAAGACTTTGCTTATTACGGGGGCTTCGAGCGGGTGCGTGAATATCAATAAGGCTATGTCGCGGATACTGTATCGGCTGGGAAAATTTGCGGACGAGTGGCAGATCGTGCACCTGGCGGGGCGCGCAAACTATGATGAGGTAAGGGGTTACTACGAAAATGAGCCGCTGGAATGTAAGGTGCTGGACTACTGCGATGAGATGGGGGAGCTGTATGCTGCGGCGGATCTGCTGGTGGGTCGGGCCGGCGCGGTGAGTGTGGCTGAGTACGCGGCGTGCGGGGTTCCGGCGGTGTGTCTGCCTTATCCGTATCATAAGGACAAGCACCAGTATTTAAATGCGCAGAAACTGGTGGACGCGGGCGCGGCAGTTATAGTTGATGATCGGCCCGATGATAATATAAAAACGGCTGATGAACTTTTTATACAGCTTGAAAAGCTGATGAGTGATTATAAACTTCGTGAGCAGATGGGGGAGGACTCTATAAAAATAGCTAGGCCGGATGCTAGTCTTAAAATCGCAGACTGTGTTGCCGATATATTAAAAACGCTTTGTAAAAAGTAG
- a CDS encoding M20 family metallopeptidase: protein MSEGKVQIQADRLKELMRDMVDIYSPSGKEGEIGEYLAGYLLDKGLPVTLREVSEGRRNVEVVFSDKRPEIAFIGHIDTVPAYDIENYEFDEEDGLIYGLGTADMKGGCAAMVEAFVAAVEAGMKPERAGLFLVVGEEETSDGTAALLEARSFPWAIIGEPTNLVPCLAHYGYMEMLVRVFGTRRHAATAGREYNAIFSTLRMLLRLGGIIEAEHPEAILNIRDIHSSEAGFAVPGSCEAWVDLHIPPAANPKQFASELEKIVRESLTGGSVTDYEIDFPLLAKGSRASGAGLVPEVLEKAYAGEGMEWHPGAFKSHSDANLLCEAQCETVIIGPGQLEKAHTRDESISFEQVEKAARIYGGVLERL, encoded by the coding sequence ATGAGTGAAGGCAAGGTGCAGATACAGGCGGATCGGCTCAAAGAGCTGATGCGGGATATGGTGGATATTTACAGTCCGTCCGGCAAGGAGGGTGAGATCGGGGAGTACCTGGCGGGGTATCTGCTGGACAAGGGTCTGCCGGTGACGCTGCGGGAGGTGAGCGAGGGCAGGCGGAACGTGGAGGTTGTGTTTTCGGACAAGCGTCCTGAGATCGCGTTCATAGGGCATATCGATACGGTGCCCGCGTATGATATCGAGAACTATGAGTTTGACGAGGAGGACGGGCTGATATACGGGCTGGGGACGGCGGATATGAAAGGCGGGTGCGCGGCGATGGTGGAGGCGTTCGTGGCGGCGGTCGAGGCGGGGATGAAGCCTGAGCGGGCTGGGCTGTTCCTGGTGGTGGGTGAGGAAGAGACGAGCGACGGGACGGCGGCGCTGCTGGAGGCGAGGTCGTTTCCGTGGGCGATCATCGGGGAGCCGACGAATCTTGTGCCGTGCCTGGCGCATTACGGGTATATGGAGATGCTGGTGCGGGTATTCGGGACGCGGAGGCATGCGGCGACGGCGGGCAGAGAGTATAACGCGATATTCAGTACGCTGCGGATGCTGCTGAGGCTTGGCGGGATCATCGAGGCGGAGCATCCGGAGGCGATCCTCAATATACGGGACATTCACAGCAGCGAGGCCGGGTTTGCTGTGCCGGGGAGCTGCGAGGCGTGGGTCGATCTGCATATCCCCCCTGCCGCGAATCCTAAGCAGTTCGCGAGTGAGCTGGAGAAGATCGTGCGGGAGAGTCTGACGGGCGGATCGGTGACGGATTATGAGATCGATTTTCCGCTGCTGGCGAAGGGGTCGCGAGCGAGCGGTGCGGGGCTTGTGCCGGAGGTGCTGGAGAAGGCGTATGCGGGCGAGGGGATGGAATGGCATCCGGGGGCGTTCAAGAGTCATTCGGATGCGAATCTGCTGTGTGAGGCTCAGTGCGAGACGGTGATAATCGGGCCGGGGCAGTTGGAGAAGGCGCATACGCGGGATGAGAGTATTTCGTTTGAGCAGGTGGAGAAAGCTGCTAGAATATATGGCGGGGTGCTGGAGAGGCTGTGA
- a CDS encoding FtsW/RodA/SpoVE family cell cycle protein codes for MLKIAPSSRISFYIEVVVLILMATGTAFVFSAGANLSSELDLSQFYKFTTLKQILFFPLAVAVMYTASYIDYRRFSFTRAGAWRSFTPYLLILAIALLTLVLIPGIGVERNYSRRWLELPLGPAAVSFQPSELAKWAVVFFFAAFLDRYRDSMSLYFKRFVPLCVVAGIVCALIVTQDFGTAALIALLAFLMLLAGRAKWWHFLTPLPVVVPMFTYAIMSSPTRINRITRFLDPDQMYHQARQSLIAISTGGIWGKGFGRGIFKYGHLPEDTTDFIFAVICEEMGFVGGVCIILLFALLLVLGIILVCRCKCLFGKLLATGIILSITIQAALNIGVVTVVLPTKGIPLPFISAGGTSMLLTAAMVGVLLNIARQTSAGERLTSDSALADRSWVTTQKSVGNAENGVLCDG; via the coding sequence ATGCTGAAAATCGCTCCCTCCAGCCGAATATCGTTCTATATCGAAGTGGTCGTGCTCATTCTCATGGCCACAGGCACCGCCTTCGTATTCTCAGCGGGCGCTAACCTCAGTTCAGAGCTGGACTTATCTCAATTCTACAAATTCACTACACTAAAGCAGATACTCTTTTTCCCCCTCGCCGTCGCGGTAATGTACACGGCCTCATACATCGATTATCGCCGCTTCAGCTTCACCCGCGCAGGCGCCTGGCGGTCATTCACTCCATATCTGTTAATCCTTGCTATAGCACTACTTACGTTAGTTCTAATCCCCGGCATAGGCGTCGAACGCAACTACTCCCGCCGCTGGCTGGAGCTGCCGTTGGGCCCCGCAGCCGTCAGTTTTCAGCCCTCGGAACTGGCAAAATGGGCAGTCGTATTCTTCTTTGCAGCCTTCCTGGACCGCTATCGCGACAGTATGAGTCTGTATTTCAAACGCTTCGTCCCGCTCTGTGTTGTAGCGGGTATCGTCTGTGCTCTGATCGTGACGCAAGACTTTGGCACAGCAGCACTTATAGCACTTCTTGCATTCCTGATGCTGCTGGCCGGCCGAGCGAAATGGTGGCATTTTCTCACCCCCTTACCCGTTGTTGTGCCCATGTTCACATACGCGATCATGAGCTCACCCACCCGTATCAACCGCATAACGCGGTTTCTGGACCCTGACCAGATGTATCATCAGGCCAGGCAGTCTCTGATCGCCATAAGTACCGGCGGCATATGGGGTAAGGGTTTCGGTCGCGGCATTTTCAAGTACGGCCACCTGCCCGAAGACACCACCGATTTCATCTTCGCGGTCATCTGCGAGGAGATGGGATTCGTCGGCGGCGTGTGCATCATCCTGCTTTTCGCGCTGCTGCTGGTGCTGGGAATCATTCTGGTATGCCGCTGTAAGTGCCTGTTCGGTAAGCTCTTAGCGACCGGTATCATTCTTAGCATCACCATACAGGCCGCACTGAATATCGGTGTCGTAACCGTAGTTTTGCCCACCAAGGGCATCCCGCTGCCTTTCATCAGCGCGGGCGGTACCAGCATGCTGCTGACCGCTGCGATGGTGGGCGTGCTGCTGAACATCGCACGACAAACCTCTGCCGGGGAAAGACTTACGTCAGATTCCGCTCTGGCCGACAGGTCCTGGGTCACCACCCAAAAGAGCGTTGGCAATGCTGAAAACGGGGTTTTGTGTGATGGCTGA
- the cas1 gene encoding type II CRISPR-associated endonuclease Cas1 gives MIKRVVEISSARRHLSIKHEQLVISEGRQECGRIPCEDMGVLLVDHPAVTYTHSVFTKLLECGCAVVLCNGKHHPVGMLLPIESNTLQCERFRNQIDAKKPVKKRLWQQIVRAKILHQAKVISEDELAVSALKGMAERVRSGDPDNVEAQASRRYWGVFAEGIKFKRERFGGPPNNMLNYGYTVMRAAVARSLCCAGLLPTLGIHHRNKYNAYCLADDLLEPFRGFVEARVRVMCNEFEEVEELTQEMKAELLEVLYEQVEIGGYKGPLMVGLHRTAASLQRVFAGEGKCLELPKIEI, from the coding sequence GTGATTAAACGTGTAGTTGAGATATCATCTGCACGGAGGCATTTATCAATTAAGCACGAGCAGCTTGTCATCAGCGAGGGCAGGCAGGAATGCGGGCGCATTCCGTGCGAGGATATGGGGGTGCTGCTGGTCGATCATCCGGCGGTCACTTACACGCACAGCGTTTTCACGAAGCTGCTGGAGTGCGGGTGCGCGGTAGTTCTGTGCAACGGCAAACATCATCCGGTGGGGATGCTTCTGCCTATCGAGAGCAATACGCTGCAGTGTGAGAGGTTTCGTAATCAGATCGATGCGAAGAAGCCGGTGAAGAAAAGGCTTTGGCAGCAGATCGTGCGTGCGAAGATACTGCACCAGGCGAAGGTGATCTCTGAGGACGAGCTTGCGGTCAGCGCACTAAAGGGGATGGCAGAGCGGGTGCGGTCGGGTGATCCGGATAATGTGGAGGCGCAGGCGAGCAGGAGGTATTGGGGAGTGTTTGCGGAGGGGATAAAATTCAAACGTGAGCGGTTCGGGGGGCCGCCGAACAATATGCTTAATTACGGTTATACGGTTATGCGGGCGGCGGTTGCGAGGTCGCTCTGCTGTGCGGGTCTGCTGCCTACGCTGGGGATACATCATCGAAACAAGTATAATGCGTATTGTCTTGCTGACGATCTGCTCGAACCGTTCAGGGGTTTTGTCGAGGCGAGGGTGCGGGTGATGTGCAATGAATTTGAAGAGGTTGAGGAACTAACGCAGGAGATGAAGGCTGAGTTGCTGGAGGTTCTTTATGAGCAGGTTGAGATCGGTGGGTATAAGGGGCCGTTGATGGTGGGTCTTCATCGGACGGCAGCTTCTTTGCAGCGTGTTTTTGCAGGAGAAGGGAAATGTCTGGAACTACCGAAAATCGAAATTTAA
- the ispD gene encoding 2-C-methyl-D-erythritol 4-phosphate cytidylyltransferase: protein MKNVAVIICAAGAGKRFGGKTKKPFVKIGGRAVFLRSVDFFVNHEAVKQIILAISPEDEESIKINFGATLGFCGVQVVHGGAERFETVENALKEVREDIDLVAVHDSVRCCLKDEWVSGVFKKAGETGAAMLACPVVATIKRVEGDKIVETVDRRGLYEAQTPQVFEAGLLRRAYEKLHEMDKAAISDDAQLVEALGEAVHVVETDSTNVKITKQADMEIAESVIKARDKAKVKKTGSPFFEAEW, encoded by the coding sequence ATGAAGAATGTGGCGGTTATAATCTGTGCGGCTGGGGCCGGTAAGCGGTTCGGGGGTAAGACGAAGAAGCCTTTCGTGAAGATCGGCGGGCGGGCGGTTTTTCTGCGGAGCGTGGATTTTTTCGTCAATCATGAGGCGGTCAAGCAGATCATACTGGCGATATCGCCGGAGGATGAGGAGTCGATCAAGATCAATTTCGGGGCGACGCTGGGCTTTTGCGGTGTGCAGGTCGTACATGGCGGGGCCGAGCGGTTCGAGACGGTTGAGAATGCGCTGAAGGAGGTGCGGGAAGATATTGACCTGGTGGCGGTTCATGATTCGGTGCGTTGCTGTCTGAAGGACGAGTGGGTGTCGGGCGTATTCAAAAAGGCCGGCGAGACGGGGGCGGCGATGCTGGCGTGTCCGGTTGTGGCGACGATCAAGCGGGTCGAGGGGGACAAGATCGTGGAGACGGTGGATCGGCGAGGATTGTATGAGGCGCAAACGCCGCAGGTGTTCGAGGCGGGGCTGCTGAGGCGGGCATATGAGAAGCTGCACGAGATGGATAAGGCGGCGATAAGTGACGATGCGCAGTTGGTGGAGGCGCTGGGCGAGGCGGTGCATGTGGTTGAGACGGATTCGACGAACGTGAAGATCACGAAGCAGGCGGATATGGAGATTGCGGAGTCGGTTATCAAGGCGCGGGATAAGGCGAAGGTCAAGAAGACAGGAAGTCCGTTTTTTGAGGCGGAGTGGTAA
- the cas2 gene encoding CRISPR-associated endonuclease Cas2: MSGTTENRNLSGYRAVWLFAMFDLPTDTKRARKDYTIFRKRLMKDGFAMVQYSVYVRHCASEENAQVHYKRVKGFLPPEGEVRLLQITDKQYGRMEIFWGKKRKPTPAAPKQLELF, from the coding sequence ATGTCTGGAACTACCGAAAATCGAAATTTAAGCGGGTACAGAGCAGTGTGGCTTTTTGCGATGTTTGATTTGCCGACGGATACCAAGAGGGCGCGGAAAGATTATACTATTTTCCGGAAAAGGCTTATGAAGGACGGGTTCGCCATGGTACAATATTCTGTGTATGTTCGGCACTGTGCGAGTGAGGAAAATGCCCAGGTACATTACAAGAGAGTCAAAGGTTTTTTGCCGCCCGAGGGTGAGGTTCGGCTGCTTCAGATCACGGATAAGCAGTACGGACGGATGGAAATTTTCTGGGGTAAAAAGCGCAAACCAACCCCGGCCGCGCCCAAACAGCTCGAATTATTTTGA
- the cas9 gene encoding type II CRISPR RNA-guided endonuclease Cas9 (Cas9, originally named Csn1, is the large, multifunctional signature protein of type II CRISPR/Cas systems. It is well known even to general audiences because its RNA-guided endonuclease activity has made it a popular tool for custom editing of eukaryotic genomes.): MGYVLGLDLGPTSIGWAAIEVDENERPVGLLTLDDNGEKVPAMGSRIFPVGVINYGQGKKREQSNNKKRRDKRSVRRRLRRARARRLKLIGLLKSQGLLNGQPVDEVQQMDPYELRAKGVSEKLEPEEFARILLHFAKRRGFKSNRRKPIDEDAKGTDMKKAKDRLEAQLDGQTLGEFWYDKLSDGSSEPIRNRRDNFKWLAQRKHYQEELGRIWAVQSAHYPEIFTHGFYKELEGILFDQIPFELTKTKKKKVIGMCSLMPGKVRCGYSERIAQKFRTLQKVNDLRVEDGKESRDLCDAEREVLVNSLSASKDKSYEAMRKKIWGKDADYVKLNLEYRPKEKIRGNEIDSMMVSASFFQKKAWLGLTEQQKDEVWGLLRSYLDESLSADDVEARVGEYGLEFKKDNWTDKLKEPVGTCSYSKAALNKIVPLMEEGKDLYTAIQEAGLSKKHEQHGLLPVPDKAHGFAIPNPVVQTVMFQMRKIVNLLIKEVGPPERIVIETTRELKASKERRQEILKKQSDNLKDKEKAKDKIREMRGWSDDVRVSNTDVMKWRLWEEQNHYCPYRCKKITLGEVLSREVEIDHILPYSMSLDNTMANKVVCFAGENQEKGQNTPISWLGENSAKWRKITEAMSRNSFNFSKEKWERFGVLNEEIEEKYQPERLIRDTSYIAREVRAYLKRLYPADYADQSVRTASGKITFELRNLWQLNAILRDGELGPKNRDDLRHHAVDAAVVAVTTPGMIQRITRVLQDNWPKRPKYAAIAEPWEGFGEELASAVEKINVSHRVQRKVKGALHGGTHYGKIAHGLHAGKFVTRKNLSDITKTSAENICDPEIRDMALARLKEYGGKAKDAFAKPLKLENKNGEPVPVKKVRIWENSSNMIKLERSNKNGNSLDNSVWVKPGENHHVEIFVHTVGGKDEYVCKGYTIWEAGQRVKNKQPIISRQHPDYPEARFIMSLSKRESLVMKNKSGTARKVFVLSISTQPTFDMEVRPLSVGDVRNLSDKEKKALRREWRLQSLKALKERLMQKITLDPLGRVRRAGD, from the coding sequence ATGGGTTATGTGCTTGGACTTGATCTGGGACCGACTTCTATCGGATGGGCGGCGATCGAGGTAGATGAGAATGAACGGCCTGTCGGTTTGTTGACGCTGGATGACAATGGTGAGAAGGTTCCTGCGATGGGTTCGCGGATATTTCCGGTAGGAGTCATTAATTATGGTCAGGGTAAAAAAAGGGAGCAGTCCAATAATAAGAAACGTAGGGATAAACGTTCGGTCAGGCGAAGGCTTAGGCGGGCGCGGGCGAGACGGCTGAAATTGATCGGACTGCTAAAATCTCAAGGATTGCTTAACGGGCAGCCGGTGGATGAGGTGCAGCAGATGGATCCTTATGAATTGCGGGCGAAGGGTGTTTCTGAAAAACTTGAGCCGGAGGAATTTGCGCGAATACTTTTGCACTTTGCCAAGCGGAGGGGATTCAAAAGCAATCGCAGGAAGCCGATCGATGAGGACGCCAAGGGAACGGACATGAAGAAGGCGAAGGATCGGCTGGAGGCGCAGCTTGACGGGCAGACGCTGGGGGAATTCTGGTATGACAAATTGAGTGATGGATCGTCGGAGCCGATCCGCAACAGGCGGGACAATTTTAAGTGGCTAGCTCAACGTAAGCATTACCAGGAAGAGCTGGGGCGTATATGGGCGGTGCAGAGTGCGCATTATCCGGAGATCTTTACGCACGGATTTTACAAGGAGCTGGAAGGGATATTGTTCGATCAGATACCTTTTGAACTCACGAAGACGAAAAAGAAGAAGGTGATCGGTATGTGTTCGCTGATGCCCGGCAAGGTTCGGTGCGGATACTCGGAACGGATCGCGCAGAAGTTTAGAACGCTGCAGAAGGTAAACGATCTACGGGTTGAGGATGGCAAGGAATCGCGGGATCTGTGTGACGCTGAACGAGAGGTGCTTGTTAATTCGCTTTCGGCGAGTAAGGACAAGTCTTATGAAGCTATGCGGAAAAAGATTTGGGGCAAGGACGCGGATTATGTGAAGCTGAATCTGGAGTATCGGCCTAAGGAAAAGATCAGGGGCAATGAGATAGATTCGATGATGGTGAGCGCATCATTTTTTCAGAAGAAGGCGTGGCTGGGTTTGACGGAGCAGCAGAAGGATGAAGTGTGGGGGTTGCTGCGGAGTTACCTGGATGAGTCATTGAGTGCGGATGATGTCGAAGCGCGTGTGGGTGAGTATGGATTGGAGTTCAAGAAGGACAACTGGACGGACAAGCTGAAAGAACCTGTCGGGACGTGCAGTTACAGCAAGGCGGCTCTGAACAAGATCGTGCCTTTGATGGAAGAGGGGAAGGACCTTTATACGGCGATACAGGAGGCGGGATTGTCGAAGAAGCATGAGCAGCACGGATTGCTGCCGGTGCCGGACAAGGCGCATGGCTTTGCGATACCTAATCCGGTGGTTCAGACGGTGATGTTCCAAATGCGCAAGATAGTGAACCTGCTGATCAAGGAGGTCGGGCCGCCCGAGCGGATCGTGATAGAGACGACACGCGAACTGAAAGCCAGCAAGGAGAGACGGCAGGAGATACTAAAGAAGCAGTCGGACAATTTGAAGGACAAGGAGAAGGCGAAGGACAAGATACGGGAGATGAGGGGGTGGTCGGATGATGTGCGGGTGTCGAATACGGATGTGATGAAGTGGCGTCTGTGGGAGGAGCAGAACCATTATTGTCCGTACCGTTGCAAGAAGATAACTTTGGGGGAGGTGCTGTCTCGCGAGGTTGAGATCGATCATATACTGCCCTACTCGATGAGCCTTGATAATACGATGGCGAACAAGGTAGTTTGTTTTGCAGGTGAGAATCAGGAGAAGGGGCAGAATACGCCTATTTCATGGCTGGGGGAGAACAGCGCGAAGTGGCGGAAGATTACGGAGGCGATGAGCAGGAACTCGTTTAATTTTTCCAAAGAGAAGTGGGAGCGGTTTGGTGTGCTCAACGAGGAGATCGAGGAGAAGTATCAGCCTGAGAGGTTGATCCGGGATACGTCATATATTGCGCGGGAGGTGAGGGCGTATCTGAAGCGGCTGTATCCGGCGGATTACGCGGATCAGAGTGTGCGGACGGCGAGCGGCAAGATAACTTTTGAATTGCGAAACCTTTGGCAGCTTAACGCGATATTGCGGGACGGGGAGCTTGGGCCGAAGAATCGGGACGACCTGCGACATCATGCGGTGGATGCGGCGGTGGTGGCAGTGACGACGCCGGGGATGATCCAGCGGATAACGAGGGTGCTGCAGGACAACTGGCCGAAGAGGCCCAAGTATGCAGCGATAGCTGAGCCGTGGGAGGGATTTGGCGAGGAGCTCGCATCGGCGGTGGAGAAAATCAATGTGTCGCATCGCGTGCAGCGGAAGGTAAAGGGAGCCCTGCATGGTGGAACACACTACGGGAAAATTGCACATGGGTTGCATGCAGGCAAATTCGTTACAAGGAAAAATCTTTCTGACATTACAAAAACTTCTGCCGAGAACATCTGCGATCCCGAGATACGGGACATGGCTCTTGCTCGGTTAAAAGAGTACGGCGGAAAGGCGAAAGATGCTTTTGCGAAGCCGTTGAAGCTGGAGAATAAGAATGGCGAGCCGGTGCCGGTTAAGAAGGTGAGAATATGGGAAAACAGCAGCAATATGATAAAGTTAGAGAGAAGCAATAAGAACGGAAATTCGTTAGATAATTCTGTATGGGTTAAACCGGGTGAAAACCATCACGTTGAGATATTTGTGCACACCGTAGGTGGCAAGGATGAATACGTTTGCAAAGGGTATACTATATGGGAAGCCGGGCAACGTGTGAAAAACAAGCAACCGATAATTTCTAGACAACATCCTGACTATCCAGAAGCCAGATTCATTATGTCGCTGTCCAAGCGGGAATCACTCGTTATGAAAAATAAGAGCGGAACAGCTAGAAAGGTTTTTGTTTTAAGTATCTCGACGCAGCCTACCTTTGACATGGAAGTGCGTCCGCTGTCTGTGGGTGATGTGAGGAACTTGAGTGATAAAGAAAAGAAAGCATTGCGTAGAGAATGGAGGCTTCAGTCCTTGAAAGCACTGAAAGAGCGTTTGATGCAAAAGATTACGCTCGATCCATTGGGGAGGGTTAGAAGAGCGGGTGATTAA